In Terriglobus aquaticus, the genomic window ACGGCGCCGAGATTCGCGATACCAGCATGGTGTCGCGCATCGAGATCGGCAAGGACGGCCGCGCTACCGGCGTTCACTACTTTGACGCGGAGGGCCGCGAGCACTTCCAGCGCGCGCGCTGTGTCATCGTCAGCGGCTACGCCATCGAAACTCCGCGCCTGTTGCTCAACTCGGCCTGCCCCGGTCACGAGCGCGGGCTGGCCAACTCCAGCGGCACCCTCGGCAAGTACCTGATGGCGCAGGCCGGCAACGTGATCCTCGGCCGCTTCGAAGAACTCATCCGCATGTACAAGGCGCCCCCGGCGCATGCGTTGACTGAGGAGTTCTACGAAACCGATCCAACGCGAGACTTCGCGCGCGGGTTCGCGATCCAGACGGTAGGTCCGCTGCCCATCGCGTTTGCGAAGCAGATGATGGCGGCCAAAGGCCAGTGGGGCTGGGGTTTGCGCCGCAGCATGATGGACTACAACCACTGGGCCGCGTTCGGTCTCTTGGGCGAGATCCTGCCGTGGGCCGACAACACCGTGGAGCTGGCGACCGGTGCCAACGAGAAGGATCGTTTCGGCCTGCCTGTTGCCAGAGTCAGCTTCAATCTGCACGAGAATGACAAGCGCCTGATCGAGTTCGGCAAGAACAAGACCATGGACGTGATGCGCGCAGCAGGCGCAGTAGAGGTGGTGCAGGAGCAGCGCTTCGCTCACCTGGTGGGTGCAGCCCGCATGGGCAAGTCGCCTCACGACTCGGTGTGCGACAAGTTTGGCCGCACCTGGGATGTCGACAACCTCTTCGTCATGGACGGGAGCGTGATGCCAACGCAGGGCTCCGCCAATCCGGGCCTCACCATTCAGTCGCTGGCTGCGCGCACGGCCGACTATCTCATCAGCAATCATTCGGCGATCCAGAGCGGGGCGAAACGCTCGCTGGAAGAGCCAGGCATCCGCAAGACGTTGTCGCCTCCCGGTACCTTCCGCAGCGGGATACCGCATCTGCGCTGATCTTCGAGGACACGGGTAGCGCAGATGTAGGGTGGCGCGTTCCGCGCGCCAAACCTGACGTTCGGCTGGCAGGCAGAACCTCCGCCTTCGTGCAAGGCGCGTTTCGCGTTAGTTTGCCTGTGCGATCGCGTCGAACACGCCGGTTTCCACCGTTGCCCCGTGCTTCATCTGCACAAAGATGCGGTAACGCCCGGCACTGGGAAAGCCGTACGGGAACTCCACTGTCGGCGCGATCGGCTTGGAGGCATCAGCGTTCCCGCCAAGCGCCATCTGGTCCATGCCGCTCATGGCTCCCATACCGCCCTCGTTCGCGACCTCCAGCGACTGCATGGGCGCGGAGCCCTCCGGGTGCGTGTGCGCGAAAGCGCTGAAGTCCGCCTTCACGAACGCGGCATGCCCAGCCATGCCGAGGTAGGGCAGCGTGTCGCTCGCGGGCTTGCCTTGCGGGTCCAGCAGCGTGAAGCGGAACCGCACGGGCTGACCGGCGCGTAACCGCGCCGGACGGTCCCAGCGCATGGTGTAGCCATCCGGCAGGTGAAAGGAAGGACCGAGCTCGTTCTCCGAAACAGGCGACGTCAGCGCACTCGCGTCCTCAGGGCTCAGCATCCCACCGTGAAAGCCCTCGGGTACGTTCAACTCCGTGATCAGGGTTTCGGGCAGGCCGTTGCGGTGCACAATGTCGCCAAACAGGCGATAGGTACCGGCCGGCATCGTAGGCAGCGTCATGGCCAGTTGGCCAGGCGCAGTCGGTGCCGGGTGCAGGTGGAAGACTGCATCCATCCCCGGCTCCCGAATCGCATACAAGTGCATCAAGTGCCCGTGGTCGGGCAGGAAATCACTATTCAGCCGGTCGCGTCGCGGGTTGTCGGTCAAATAGCTGCTCACACTCAAGTGAAGCGTGTCGCCGCTCAGCGAAGGTGTCAGGTGTAGTGGTTGATATACGCGGTCAGCGTAGTCGGCTGCCTCTACGTTCCACCATTTGCCGCCGGCCCACACTGCCGCGCTCACCACCAGCAGCGCTGCACCGGCTGCGGCCCAGGAACGTCGAATGCGAGCCGCATCAGGCTGCATGCCGGGGCGCAACCGCGCTTCGCGTATAGCTGCACCCACAATCCCTGCAACGCCAATCACCAGCAGCGTTCCCAGTCCGCCCAGGATGAGGCCCAGCGTTCGATTCATCTTCAGCATCGTCAGCGCAAAGGCTGGCACAGGCACGCTGGTGCTGGCCGTGCCTGCGGCTCCGGTCACCGCAAACTGCACCTTCCACGATCCGGGCGCCATCAGCCACAGCGAGCCGGAGAAGAACGCCGGATCCTGCGGGGAACGCGCCATAGCATCGGACGTGGGCGGGTGTTTGCTGGCCTCGCCGACCATGGGCACGGGCGTGATCGAGATGCCCTTTACCTCCGGCCCTGAGCTGCGTACCTCCACGGTCGCCACGCCGGGAATCACGTTCGGCGGCCTCACCGTGACGAACAGCCGGTACGGTCCCGCCTGTACCTCTTGGAAAACGTCTTTATTGCCCACGTGCGCATAGGCCAGTGCTGGCATCAACACAAGCAGCAGCGCGGCACAAAAGATGGCGACGCAGCGCCGAGCAGGGCGACACAACCTCAACGCTGCACCCCGCGCATCCATCGGCCAAACACAAGACCCACCCAGGTCGAGAGGACCGCGCACACCGCCGCCTGCAGGAGCCCCAGGTACAGTGGCAATCCGTAAGCCGGGTGGAAGAACTGGCGCATGCGATCCACGCCGTCTGGCCGTGAGTTGTAGTCGAAATACGTGGTGCCGAAGAAGCGGTTTTCGCTCGCCTTGGAGAGTAGGAACTTGGCAAACGGCCACTCCACTGCCACCAGCACGGCAGTAAAGACTACGCCAGAGACCACCGCGATCTGCCACGTCTTCCACGACTTTGCTCTGCGCCACAGCAGGTCCAGCGCGATGGCGGGAACGATCAGCAGAACCGGAAATTTCGCTGGGACAAGATGCGTAACGGGATTGAAGACGGGGCCCAGCTTTGGCTCAGCATGCACCAGCGGAAAGATCAGGATCTCGCCGATGATGAAGGCCATGTAGGTGGCCGCCGCAACCGTAGCCGCCCAACGAAACCGCGAAGCCTGCGAGATGACCGCAAGCGCAACAGGGATCGCAATACCCATCGCGATGTAGGCCTGCGTCTGGTGCAGCATCACGTCCCACGTGTACTCCTGCAGAAAGAACATCTGCCCGCCCACCGTGAGGCCGCCCAGATACAGCAGCAGCTTTTGCAGCGTGCTGAAGCTCGCAGAGCCGTCCGTTGCAGCGCGATTCATTGCCGCCAGGATCAGGAAGAACACGCCCAGCGACACCGCGCGGATGCCCAGGATCAGCAGCGTGTGCGGCGGGCTGACAATCTTTACGTCCAGACCGTACGCGTTGTGCCACCAGTTGTCGAATGGCGCGGAGGTGACCATCGCGAGGCCACCCCAGCCCGCGAGGAACACTCCCAGCGGCGCCCGCAGGCCGAAGATGCTGACCGACGCTGGCCGCAACTCCGCGTCGCGGCGAAACGTGCATTGGTATACCAGCCACAGACCCACGATGCCGGCCAGCACGCCGCACAACTGGATCATCAAATGCGCTGGAGTCCAGAAGGTGTCGCGTCCGATGGAGCGGTGCCACGCCACGTCCCATGCGCCGCCAATCGTGGCAGAGGTGACGCCAGCAACCACGGTCCAGATGTACCAGGGCACGCCAGCGGCGGCGGCACTGCGGGCTACGGTGCGGCTGCGGGATGTGGGAACCGCGGCAAGTGCGGTCGGGTGGGCTGCCGTAGACATGGCTCGGCTCCTGTGGCGCTGAGGCGTTACAGGTAGCCTAGCGGAGGCGAACTGGCGGAAACAAGCCATTTGGCCTGCGGCTTACGCCAGTCCGTCACTTCTCAAGTTGCATAGTGACGACCTGCACCGGTCCGATAATGCCCGAAGGCACTGGCTGCAGGTCATTCATGTCCTGCATCTGGAAGCGGTCGCCGTACTTCGCTTTCAGCGCAGTGTAATCGCGCGGCGGCTGGCCGGCCAGGGCGTTGATCGCGGTGTTGTACACGCGGATCTCGACCGTGTTGTCACCCGTGCGCGCGAACGGCGTAATGTCCAGCGCGTACGGCGGGTGCCACAGGACGCCTGCTTCCTTGCCGTTCACCAGGACCGTAGCGGCCTCGCGAATCGGGGCGTCATACCAGGCTCGAATACCGGGCTTGTTCGCCGGCTGCGTGTCCGGCAGGGCCTTACCGTCTGCAAACCGGAGCAGCAGGTGCTGTCCGCTTCTGCTTTGCACCGCAAAGTGAGTCATGTAGACTGCCGCCCCTGAGTAGAAGCGCGTGGCCGGGTCTGCAGTCCAGTCGGTATCGACAACAGCGTGCTGCGGAACCGCGGCCGATGACGCACTCCCCGGGAAGCGAACCTGCCACTGTGTCAGCGGAACCGCACTCACTTCGTGTTCTGGAGCAGGCCGCAGATGCGCTGCAGCTTCATCTGACGCGATCAGCACCCGCGATCCATAGGGCGGCAGCGTCACGGTCTCGCCATTGCTGGCGTGGGCGGTCGTGCCGCTCTCAATCTCCCACCACGTGAGCGTGCGATGCGTACTGCTCACGTGCAGCGGAAACGTCTTCGTCTCGGGTGAGGTGTTCGCGACGAAGTACACGTCGCGATCCGGCAGGCTGCGCTGGATGAAGCCCACGGCACCACCCGTCGCGCTCACATCGAAGGCCGCCGGCACAATCGAACGCAGCGTATCCGAAAGCCCGGCCATGCTGGTGCGCGTTGCTGAACTTCCCAGTGCGGCGATGACGGCTTGCAGAGCGGGCGTGTCTTTCGCATCCTGCAGTCCCGGCGCCAGCGAAGGCACCGTATCCACAAAGATCACCTTACCGCCACGCTGCCGGTACGCCGCAATCGCCTGCGCTTCCTGCAGCGGCATGCGCGTGGTGGGTGGAATTAGCAGCACTCTGCTCCGCAAAGTGACTTGCTCCAACGCCGGTCCATCTACGTAGTCCGCGTTGTGGCCGCTGTTCAGCACCGTCTTCATCAGCTCCGGCGTGATGCGTTGCTTCATGCCTTCCGTTACCGAAACGTGCCCCGGCACAAATGCGGCCTGCGCATCGTCCTCCGGAAGCAGGATTGCAACGTCATTCGCGGGTTCCCCTTGCCGCAGCAACCAGCTCACGCGTTGCAGGTAGCGCGTTACCGCCGGCATCACCGGCCACCACGGGTTGTGTGCGTTGAATACCGCCGCCGCGTACAGCGAGTACCCGGGCTCCTGCGCGTACGGCGGCGAGTACGGCCAGCCGTGCGCGATCATCTGGTTCACGCCTTCCAGGAACATGCGGTCCGCTTCCACTTTCATGTCCAGCGGCGTTGCACGGAAAGCAGGGGAGTGCAGCCAGGTCCACGTCTCCGCGCTGGTCACGCTGCGGTGGAACAGGTGGTTCGCACTCGAAGCCCAGCGGGTAAACGAGAACTGGTTCCACTGCGGGCCTTCGCCCTCGGCAAGCTGCGGCGTTAGGTCATCAATGAGCGTGGCCGCCGGCTCACCGTAGGTTTGCGATCGGAACTTTGTCCCGTGCGCCGCGGCGAAGTCCGCCATCGGCTTCAGGTAGTTCTCGCGCACCAGGTCGCTCAGCGTTACGCCCCAGTCATGGCGAACGGCTTCGGCCTGCGGTGTTCCTCCCTGCCACAACTCCGGCAGGTGCGGAATCAGATCGTAGCCTCGCCGCTTCTTGAACTCCTCCGGAAGCGATCCGGTCCAGTCCGAGCCATACACCTCCAGCGAATCGCTGAAGACCGCATACGGCGGTTTGTTGCCCGCGAAGCCCTGCAAAAGCTTGTCGCTCACCTCGCGATTATGAGTATCGATCGCAGCGCGCTTCATGTGGTCGAGCACGTAGCCCTCTCCGCCCACCGCGGCGCGCTTCACCATCTGCTTCGTGTGGCTTGCGATGAAGTAGAGCACCACGTCATGCGGCTGTTCTGCGCCGTAGTCGTAGATGCGATTCGTTTGGCGAACATGGCCATCCACGCTCGGCAGCGCATTCCCGTAGAACTCTTTGGGTGCTGCGTGATCCCAATGTTCGGGTGTACCTGCAGCGACAAACTTTGCGATCAGGCGTTCGCCGGGCTGCACTGGCGGCGGTGACGTGCGGTCGTTATAAGCAAGCGCAACTAGCTTCAGCCGCTCCGCCGCCATCTCCAGCGGAATGTGCGGGCCGCCAAAGGGCCAACCACTCCCCAGCGTAAGGTCGACGCGCATGCCCAGTTCGCGGCCGTGCTGCTGCGCCACCTGAAGCATATTGACCATCTCCGGCGAGGTGTAGCGCAGGTTCTTAATTCCCTTTGCTGGATCGTCCACTGCCAAGGGATAGACGCTGGCAAGCTCGAATCCACCAAAGCCGCCTGCGTGCATCTGGTCGATCTCTTTGCGAATCTCGTCTGCCGTGACCGCCGGTCCGAACCACCACCAGCGCACCATCGGCTTCGCATCGTCCGGCGGGTGAAGAAACTGCTGGTGTAGGTTCTGCGCCGGCAGTACGCCACTTGTAGCCGCCACAGCCAGCGTTGCGGCCGCCAGGCTAACCCAGAGTTTGCGCATCGGCATGCTCCAGGTTCGTGTCGGCAACGCCGCGCGTCCATCCCAGCCGCAAGTCGCGCACGTCTTGCAATTGGAACAGGGGCGTGCCGTTCGCGCGAGGCGCATTCAGCGCAAAGAAGTCCGCGCGCTCTACATCTTGCAAGTAGAACGGCGAGCGCGCATCGGGCGCAGCCGTACGCACCTCGATGTGGCTCATTTCCACATTGCGCACGTGCCGCAGAAAGAATCCCGTCGCGGGAATGCGCCCAAACATGCCCGGCTCCGGATACGCATTCTCTTTCTCCGGAACCGCGATGTTCCGGTCCGCGTCCGTTCCGCCGCCCTCGTTGTGCACGTAAATGTCGCTTAGCTTCACATCCTCCACTGCGTGACCAGGCACACCGCTCAGGATGGAAGCAATCTTTGAAGCCGAGTTATAGCTTTCGATATTGCTGAACAGAATGCGTGCCGCCGTACCCACCTTTGTGCTCTCCTTGGGCCCGCGCAAGCGCGCTCCCAGTCGCACAAAAATGGGCGCAGAAACACAGTCGCGCATCGTCGTATTCGTGATGGCGATATCTTCCATCAGTGCGCCATCCACACTCTCCAGCGCGTAGCCCTGGCAACCCTCGAACACACAATTCGATACGGTGATGTTGATGAATCCGCCGTTCGACTCCGTGCCGCACTTGATGCGACCGGTATGCGGCACCCCGCGATCCATCTGGCCTTCGCTCGCAACCGTGAACTTTTTGAACGTGCCATCCAGCACACTGCCGAGTTCATAGCAGCCCGTCACATAGCAATTGGTGATCGTCACATTGCGCGTGGGCCGCGCGTACCCCAGCGCAAAGCTCGATTTGGGGCAGATGCCGTCATCCCACGGCGAGTTCACCGTGCAGTTGCTCACGCGTACGTTCTGGCAGCAGTCGATGTCGATGCCGTCGCGATCCGTATCGATCTTGACGTTGTCGACCGTGCAGTTGTCCACGCCGGTCAGCAGAAATCCGAAGTGGCCGCCCTTCAGGATGCTGAAGTCGCGGAACGTAACGTTGCGGCAGTTCTTCAGCGCGATGGCCTTGTTGCCCACCCCCGCCTGCTCCGCAACGAACTTGTAACCAAGATCGGTGTGGCTGCGCCCATTCGACAGGCCGCGACCCCAGATCAGGCCGTTGCCGAAAATGCCGAAGTCATGGATGTTCTCGCCCCACAGTAGCGAATTGTGCCAATGGTTGTGGCCGTAATCCTGGTAGGCGTCGTAGCTCGTCTTCGGCTCCGCTGCGTCATAGGTCTCTCCGTTGTAGCCGGTCGCCTCGCCCGGCTTTGGCGAGTCCGCCGCGACGATCGTCGCTCCCTGCTGCAGCCACAGGTCCACGTAGCTCTGCAGGTGAATCGAGAAGCACAGGTACAGCCCGGCGGGGAAGACCACCGTGCCGCCACCGGCCTTCGCGGCGGCGTCGATTGCGGCATTCACCGCCTTGGTGTCCAGTGTCTTGCCGTCTCCCGCTGCGCCGTACTGCCGCACGTCAAACAGCAGTGCAGCGCCGCGGCCAGCGTGCGCCGGCGACAGCACAGCGTCATGGTTCTGTTGTGCGCCAACGGTCAGCGGAGCCGTGGCCCCAAACGCGGCGGCTGCAGCAAAAGGACTTGCCTGCAAAATACGACGGCGTGTTACTTCGTTCATCGGCTCTCTCCCCGCACAACATCATCCTGGCGCCGCACCGCGACATGACTATGCCAGCCGCGACGCCCAGTGGTATACCTCGTCGCGAAACGCCAGCGAAGACGCACTCGCCTCGCCCTCCAGCGTCGCAAACTGCACCGCAAAGTTGCCCAGCGTGCTCGACTCCGGCGATCCGCAACACACCTGCATGCCGGTGGCCTGCGCCGTGAGCCGGTTCAGCAACTGATTCTGGCAGCCGCCGCCAACGATGAACACGCGCCGCAGATCTTTCCCGGTCTCTTCGGCAACAACGCGCAGCACCTGAGCGTAGCGTGCTGCCAGCGAATGCAGAATGAGCGACGTCAGCGGCGCCGCGCTCTCCGGCGTTTCGGGCAGCGTGGCAGCACCGCGCGCTGCAAGCTGCCGGTTGATGCGCCGCGGCATCTCGCCCATGCGCATCAAGTCCGGGTCGTCCACATCCAGCAGCACCGCGGGTGCGGGCTCACGCTCTGCCGCCGCAAGCAGTTCTGCGATGTGCGGCGTGTAGCCCTGCTGCGCCCACGCATCCTGGCACTGCTTCAGCAGCCACATCCCGTTCACGTTCTTATGGAAGCAGTTGGTCCCGCCCACGCCACCCAGGTTGGTAAAGTTCTCAGCACGCGCCGTTGGCCCATTCACCGCCTCCAGCGTTAGCGCGCCAACCAGCGACCACGTTCCGCTGGAGATGTAGGCCCAGTCATCGCCTCCCGCCGCGATGCCCGCGATGGCGCTCGCGGTGTCGTGGCAGGCGGGTGCGATGAGCTCTGTATCCGCATAAGCGGACAGTGAAGCCAGCGGCCCATGGAGCTTCCCAAGCAACGTGCCAGGAGGCACGATGCGCGGCGCACACTCGATTGACAGGCCCGCATCGCGAAAGATCTCGCGGCTCCACTGATGCGAGTGCGTCTCCACCAATTGCGTATGCGTTGCATTGGTGAACTCCGCAACGGGCTCGGCACCCCAGCGCGCCAGCAGATATTCCGGCAGATTCAGCCACCGCTGCGGAGGCAAACCCGCAAGCTTGTCGGCATACAACTGATACAGCGTGTTCAGCGGCATCTGCTGAATGCCCGTGATCTCGCGCATGCGCAATGGGCTCAGCTTTGCATGCAGCGCGCGCTCTGCCGCTTCGTTGCGGGGATCGCGGTAGCAGAACGGTTCGGCTAACGGTTCGCCCTTGCGATCGAGCCGCACGTAGTCCACCGCCCAGCCGTCCACGGCGATGCTGCGAATGCCTTCGGGTACCAGCTCCGCCGCTTTGCGCAGACCCTCTTCCATGCCCTGCACAATCTGTTCCAGCGGCCAGTGCAGGCCATCTTCACGCTGCACGGGACCGTTGGCGATGCGGTGCACCAGCGTGTGCTGCGGCACGCCGTCCACCCACCGCAAGAGGCTCACGCGGCAGCTCTCCGCGCCCAGGTCCACTGCGACCAAAGCCCGTGTGTCTTTCGGCACACGGGCTTCCGTCTTCGGCTTTGCTTCAGTGTGGGCCATGGCTAGCGCAGGTACGCCTCGACCAGGCCGCCGTCCACCGGGATAATGTGACCCGTCGTCACGCGCGCTTGCGGTCCGGCCAGGAACATGATGGCCTCAGCATTATCCCTCGGATCGATGGGCACGTGCGTCAGCGTGCGCTGCGCATAGAACTGCG contains:
- a CDS encoding GMC family oxidoreductase, with the protein product MNWPHSKSPLGGAFEEPEHDGMHRLGPMQRISIPRRRFRDEDVVDYVIVGVGSAGGVLLQRLARAGFDVVGFEAGPFWDTERDWVSDEAGSHNLYWNDLRIIGGKDPLALGSNNSGKGVGGGSVHWAAFTPRFHPSDFEVYTRDGVGADWPIDYEDIEPYYELLEQEMPVAGPAWYPWGKPHGHPYAPHPMGAVGDALITGCTRLGIGVSAGGPVAILSASRGDRPHCIYRGFCIQACKVGAKASTLITHVPDALKHGAEIRDTSMVSRIEIGKDGRATGVHYFDAEGREHFQRARCVIVSGYAIETPRLLLNSACPGHERGLANSSGTLGKYLMAQAGNVILGRFEELIRMYKAPPAHALTEEFYETDPTRDFARGFAIQTVGPLPIAFAKQMMAAKGQWGWGLRRSMMDYNHWAAFGLLGEILPWADNTVELATGANEKDRFGLPVARVSFNLHENDKRLIEFGKNKTMDVMRAAGAVEVVQEQRFAHLVGAARMGKSPHDSVCDKFGRTWDVDNLFVMDGSVMPTQGSANPGLTIQSLAARTADYLISNHSAIQSGAKRSLEEPGIRKTLSPPGTFRSGIPHLR
- a CDS encoding glycosyl hydrolase, with product MRKLWVSLAAATLAVAATSGVLPAQNLHQQFLHPPDDAKPMVRWWWFGPAVTADEIRKEIDQMHAGGFGGFELASVYPLAVDDPAKGIKNLRYTSPEMVNMLQVAQQHGRELGMRVDLTLGSGWPFGGPHIPLEMAAERLKLVALAYNDRTSPPPVQPGERLIAKFVAAGTPEHWDHAAPKEFYGNALPSVDGHVRQTNRIYDYGAEQPHDVVLYFIASHTKQMVKRAAVGGEGYVLDHMKRAAIDTHNREVSDKLLQGFAGNKPPYAVFSDSLEVYGSDWTGSLPEEFKKRRGYDLIPHLPELWQGGTPQAEAVRHDWGVTLSDLVRENYLKPMADFAAAHGTKFRSQTYGEPAATLIDDLTPQLAEGEGPQWNQFSFTRWASSANHLFHRSVTSAETWTWLHSPAFRATPLDMKVEADRMFLEGVNQMIAHGWPYSPPYAQEPGYSLYAAAVFNAHNPWWPVMPAVTRYLQRVSWLLRQGEPANDVAILLPEDDAQAAFVPGHVSVTEGMKQRITPELMKTVLNSGHNADYVDGPALEQVTLRSRVLLIPPTTRMPLQEAQAIAAYRQRGGKVIFVDTVPSLAPGLQDAKDTPALQAVIAALGSSATRTSMAGLSDTLRSIVPAAFDVSATGGAVGFIQRSLPDRDVYFVANTSPETKTFPLHVSSTHRTLTWWEIESGTTAHASNGETVTLPPYGSRVLIASDEAAAHLRPAPEHEVSAVPLTQWQVRFPGSASSAAVPQHAVVDTDWTADPATRFYSGAAVYMTHFAVQSRSGQHLLLRFADGKALPDTQPANKPGIRAWYDAPIREAATVLVNGKEAGVLWHPPYALDITPFARTGDNTVEIRVYNTAINALAGQPPRDYTALKAKYGDRFQMQDMNDLQPVPSGIIGPVQVVTMQLEK
- a CDS encoding rhamnogalacturonidase, producing the protein MNEVTRRRILQASPFAAAAAFGATAPLTVGAQQNHDAVLSPAHAGRGAALLFDVRQYGAAGDGKTLDTKAVNAAIDAAAKAGGGTVVFPAGLYLCFSIHLQSYVDLWLQQGATIVAADSPKPGEATGYNGETYDAAEPKTSYDAYQDYGHNHWHNSLLWGENIHDFGIFGNGLIWGRGLSNGRSHTDLGYKFVAEQAGVGNKAIALKNCRNVTFRDFSILKGGHFGFLLTGVDNCTVDNVKIDTDRDGIDIDCCQNVRVSNCTVNSPWDDGICPKSSFALGYARPTRNVTITNCYVTGCYELGSVLDGTFKKFTVASEGQMDRGVPHTGRIKCGTESNGGFINITVSNCVFEGCQGYALESVDGALMEDIAITNTTMRDCVSAPIFVRLGARLRGPKESTKVGTAARILFSNIESYNSASKIASILSGVPGHAVEDVKLSDIYVHNEGGGTDADRNIAVPEKENAYPEPGMFGRIPATGFFLRHVRNVEMSHIEVRTAAPDARSPFYLQDVERADFFALNAPRANGTPLFQLQDVRDLRLGWTRGVADTNLEHADAQTLG
- a CDS encoding rhamnulokinase — encoded protein: MAHTEAKPKTEARVPKDTRALVAVDLGAESCRVSLLRWVDGVPQHTLVHRIANGPVQREDGLHWPLEQIVQGMEEGLRKAAELVPEGIRSIAVDGWAVDYVRLDRKGEPLAEPFCYRDPRNEAAERALHAKLSPLRMREITGIQQMPLNTLYQLYADKLAGLPPQRWLNLPEYLLARWGAEPVAEFTNATHTQLVETHSHQWSREIFRDAGLSIECAPRIVPPGTLLGKLHGPLASLSAYADTELIAPACHDTASAIAGIAAGGDDWAYISSGTWSLVGALTLEAVNGPTARAENFTNLGGVGGTNCFHKNVNGMWLLKQCQDAWAQQGYTPHIAELLAAAEREPAPAVLLDVDDPDLMRMGEMPRRINRQLAARGAATLPETPESAAPLTSLILHSLAARYAQVLRVVAEETGKDLRRVFIVGGGCQNQLLNRLTAQATGMQVCCGSPESSTLGNFAVQFATLEGEASASSLAFRDEVYHWASRLA